One part of the Alistipes onderdonkii genome encodes these proteins:
- a CDS encoding DUF3408 domain-containing protein — MAKKQGRYEPIDEDMIRNLIGGVDAPPRLVPKQAPAAPPPETPPPEMQTESQITRSAQVIVRQSETNAGHNKGKDCGNEYKRIFLCPQNCLPDTSCRIKRSTREKLAWIVRMLGSDDMSVKAYVNNILDNHLEQYRDEINELIETTKKFKL, encoded by the coding sequence ATGGCAAAGAAACAGGGACGCTATGAGCCGATTGACGAGGATATGATTCGCAACTTGATCGGTGGGGTTGATGCACCGCCGCGGTTGGTTCCGAAACAAGCGCCAGCGGCTCCGCCACCGGAAACTCCTCCACCGGAAATGCAGACGGAATCCCAAATCACACGGTCGGCACAAGTTATCGTTAGGCAATCCGAAACAAACGCAGGACATAATAAAGGGAAAGATTGCGGTAACGAATACAAACGTATTTTCTTGTGTCCTCAAAACTGCTTGCCGGACACCTCTTGCCGGATAAAACGGAGTACACGGGAAAAATTGGCATGGATTGTCCGGATGCTCGGATCTGATGATATGTCCGTGAAAGCCTATGTAAATAATATTTTGGACAATCATCTGGAACAATACCGGGACGAGATAAACGAACTAATTGAAACCACAAAAAAATTCAAGTTATGA
- a CDS encoding DUF4099 domain-containing protein, with amino-acid sequence MAEEQRQSLGADEQPIDNTLNEPSIGMLYDKEKDQTKVFSQNPDGSIGTVDPTPENESLFFVMDKNIPLNFYKNLKKYHNNPTINIYVVPRRALERMKDALKRYWKNTSRDDVKLYYNYKMRPDGQFECKMKTRGIPIDEMPWDTLNRMGYSFGGLEKVNYLQKLQNYEQTGMHKLKYHDDIINYIGEGKFRLKKSGNGYKVDVKSYARILDEGLFDQKFTNADMKNLEMYGNLGRVLETSEGPLLVSRDFDTRQLDYTNAENAFVPRYIRGTELTQEDINSFRHGEVREIAIVNRDGSVNIVPYQYNAVFRKPMEVLTIEQRNALATKLREQRDMERIISSMPETADGRTQYPQAPKQSAEQTAETAGQGQAPAAVPEQNQQGQAAETAGQGQTPAPDLFGAGKTTQGKTPVQGQTSPQGQKQPGAGQKSPRPEVATPAPKAQRKTGQHV; translated from the coding sequence ATGGCAGAAGAACAAAGACAGTCGCTCGGAGCTGACGAACAGCCCATCGACAACACATTGAACGAACCGAGTATCGGTATGCTCTATGACAAGGAGAAAGACCAGACAAAGGTCTTTTCCCAGAACCCTGACGGGAGTATCGGTACGGTGGACCCGACACCGGAGAATGAAAGCCTGTTTTTTGTCATGGACAAGAACATTCCGCTGAACTTCTACAAGAATTTGAAGAAATATCACAACAACCCCACGATTAACATTTACGTCGTTCCCCGGCGTGCGCTCGAACGCATGAAAGATGCGCTTAAACGGTACTGGAAAAATACCTCCCGCGACGACGTAAAGCTGTATTACAACTACAAAATGCGTCCTGACGGACAATTCGAGTGCAAGATGAAAACCCGCGGCATCCCCATTGACGAAATGCCGTGGGACACACTTAACCGCATGGGGTACAGTTTCGGCGGGCTGGAAAAGGTGAACTATCTCCAAAAGTTGCAGAATTACGAACAGACGGGGATGCACAAACTCAAATACCATGACGATATAATCAACTATATCGGCGAAGGTAAATTCCGGCTCAAAAAGAGTGGAAACGGATACAAAGTCGATGTGAAAAGCTATGCCCGGATTCTCGACGAGGGACTTTTCGATCAGAAATTCACCAATGCGGATATGAAGAACCTCGAAATGTACGGCAACCTCGGCCGCGTGCTGGAAACGTCCGAGGGTCCTCTGCTCGTGTCGCGGGACTTCGATACGCGGCAGTTGGATTACACGAACGCTGAAAATGCTTTTGTTCCCCGATACATCCGCGGAACGGAACTCACACAGGAGGACATCAACAGCTTCCGCCACGGTGAAGTGCGCGAAATAGCGATAGTAAACAGGGACGGCAGCGTGAACATCGTGCCCTACCAGTACAACGCGGTTTTCCGCAAACCTATGGAGGTATTGACCATTGAGCAGCGGAATGCGCTGGCAACCAAACTGCGCGAGCAACGCGACATGGAGCGTATTATTTCCTCGATGCCCGAAACCGCCGACGGGCGGACCCAATACCCGCAGGCCCCCAAGCAGTCGGCAGAACAGACCGCCGAGACCGCCGGACAGGGACAAGCACCCGCAGCCGTGCCGGAGCAGAACCAGCAGGGGCAGGCCGCCGAAACGGCCGGACAGGGACAAACTCCCGCACCTGACCTTTTCGGAGCAGGCAAAACCACGCAAGGCAAAACCCCGGTGCAGGGCCAGACATCCCCGCAAGGTCAGAAACAGCCGGGAGCCGGGCAGAAATCACCGCGTCCGGAAGTAGCGACGCCCGCTCCCAAAGCACAGCGGAAAACAGGTCAACACGTTTAG
- a CDS encoding ParA family protein, which translates to MDKKPISISFANQKGGIGKSTLTILAASWLRYVRGLNVLVVDCDFPQNSIVELREREKKAVMKNDAYKLMLQRQFERLQKKAYPVIRSTPENAENDVQVFLASESEPYDVVLYDLPGTMGTKGVIYTISLLNYLFIPMRADRLVMQSTLNFAQTVYDKFVENPATNIQEVFLFWNMEDRRERTNIYTLYERILATLDMKVYISRIQMRSKFSRELADADGTVYRSTLFRSDGTFLRESGMAALMDEICTTIGI; encoded by the coding sequence ATGGACAAGAAACCTATTTCTATTTCATTTGCCAACCAAAAAGGCGGTATTGGCAAATCGACCCTCACGATTCTGGCCGCTTCTTGGCTGCGCTATGTCCGGGGCCTGAATGTGCTGGTCGTGGATTGTGACTTTCCACAAAACAGTATCGTCGAATTACGGGAGCGCGAAAAAAAGGCTGTTATGAAAAACGATGCCTATAAGCTCATGCTTCAACGGCAATTCGAACGGCTCCAAAAGAAAGCCTACCCAGTGATACGCTCAACGCCGGAAAACGCGGAGAACGACGTGCAGGTATTCCTCGCCAGCGAATCGGAACCCTATGACGTGGTGCTTTATGATCTGCCGGGCACTATGGGCACAAAGGGCGTAATCTATACGATTTCGTTGCTGAACTATCTCTTTATCCCTATGCGGGCCGACCGCCTTGTGATGCAAAGTACGCTGAACTTCGCGCAGACGGTTTACGATAAATTCGTTGAAAATCCAGCTACGAACATTCAAGAGGTCTTTCTGTTCTGGAACATGGAGGACCGCCGGGAACGGACGAATATCTATACCCTTTACGAAAGGATATTGGCTACACTCGATATGAAAGTTTATATCTCCCGGATTCAGATGCGTTCGAAGTTCAGCCGAGAGTTGGCAGATGCGGACGGCACGGTGTACCGCTCAACGTTGTTTCGCTCGGACGGAACTTTCCTCCGCGAAAGCGGAATGGCCGCCCTAATGGATGAAATATGTACGACAATCGGCATATAA
- a CDS encoding HEPN domain-containing protein yields MKKSVNFLPEKKQSDLKQLVDLVRRNIKDVGMVILYGSYARNTYVDYDQRIEFGVPTYFMSDYDIVILTRKPIGAIQHSLYSKIKNQFFEDKNRPFHTKPQFINYGIDDYNYALTKGHYFETEIKREGIILYDSGEYKLERRRKLDFDEIAKRAQKYYDDKFSTAIKFLKGVKFYYGDSEYKLSSFMLHQAAEHFLRTIELVFTLYSPKEHDLAEFMDRCKRFTTKIFKAFPRDTPEEERLFDLLQRAYVESRYNPDFEITKEDIDALLPKVERLRDIVERVCTAQISYYAQQSEK; encoded by the coding sequence ATGAAAAAGAGCGTCAACTTCTTACCTGAAAAGAAACAATCCGACCTGAAACAGCTTGTCGATCTGGTTCGCCGGAACATAAAGGATGTCGGTATGGTTATCCTATACGGCAGCTATGCCCGGAACACCTATGTCGATTACGACCAGCGCATTGAGTTCGGCGTACCGACCTACTTTATGAGCGATTACGACATAGTGATTCTGACGCGCAAGCCAATCGGGGCGATTCAACACTCACTTTATTCCAAAATCAAAAATCAATTTTTCGAAGATAAAAACCGCCCGTTTCACACGAAGCCCCAATTTATCAATTACGGGATAGATGATTATAATTATGCATTGACAAAGGGGCATTATTTCGAAACAGAGATAAAACGCGAGGGAATTATCCTGTATGATTCCGGAGAATATAAATTGGAACGTCGCCGTAAATTGGATTTCGACGAAATTGCAAAAAGGGCGCAGAAATATTATGATGATAAATTTTCAACTGCCATTAAATTTTTAAAAGGCGTTAAATTTTATTACGGAGATAGCGAATATAAATTGTCGTCATTCATGCTCCATCAGGCAGCAGAACACTTTTTGCGCACTATAGAATTAGTATTTACATTATATAGCCCAAAGGAACACGATTTGGCCGAATTTATGGACCGCTGTAAGCGGTTCACGACCAAAATATTCAAAGCATTCCCGCGCGACACACCGGAAGAAGAACGGCTTTTCGACCTCTTGCAAAGGGCTTATGTCGAATCCCGGTATAATCCCGACTTCGAAATCACCAAAGAGGACATCGACGCGCTGCTGCCGAAAGTCGAACGTCTGCGCGACATCGTGGAACGGGTCTGCACGGCGCAGATCAGCTACTATGCGCAGCAGAGCGAGAAATAA
- the mobB gene encoding conjugal transfer protein MobB, producing the protein MVGRITKGASIRGVLEYNAGKVRNGEATVLYGNLVLGDCEQSDTFDMRRALLSFQPYLDTRKIKDPVFHVSLNPDITDCLTDAQLTEIAREYMERMGFGQQPYYVFKHRDIDREHIHIVSVRLRDDGSIISDSQDRPRSKAILQDIERRYGLRPAVKGQEQREFDTARRVEYGRDNLKQQMKSAVRLLAEQYRFGSISEFRTLLNLYNVDLEERRGEADGKRWNGIVYTATDERGAWVGTPIKSSALTLKGGYKFLQKQIARNDADIKSEQIKGPIRAAVARAMHRARTQDEFVRLLKADGIDAVFRQNATGRITGATFIDHRTKTVLNGSRLGKSYSANVFQELFNNPHADRASLLPKLTAPAPAAPRQQADEQAKPQRSETAAPPRVVPPVGQTAEQPPKPAPTSPRQTEKIRTSPRGLSPRPAQPAPRSMGESLFHAAGDLLEQLTEDGPMSQEEFEAMRRNLSRKHKRRKKQGISR; encoded by the coding sequence ATGGTCGGTCGAATAACGAAAGGCGCATCCATTCGCGGCGTACTGGAGTACAACGCCGGGAAAGTGCGCAATGGCGAAGCTACCGTTTTGTACGGAAATCTGGTTTTAGGCGACTGCGAGCAATCCGACACGTTCGATATGCGGCGTGCCCTGTTGAGTTTTCAGCCCTACCTCGATACCCGGAAGATCAAAGACCCCGTATTCCATGTATCGCTGAATCCCGACATTACCGACTGTCTGACCGATGCCCAACTTACGGAGATCGCCCGCGAGTACATGGAGCGCATGGGCTTCGGCCAGCAGCCCTACTACGTATTCAAACACCGCGACATCGACCGCGAACACATTCATATCGTTTCGGTACGCCTGCGCGATGACGGGTCGATCATATCGGACAGTCAGGACAGGCCCCGGTCGAAAGCGATTTTGCAGGACATCGAACGCAGGTACGGCCTGCGGCCCGCCGTCAAAGGACAGGAGCAGCGGGAGTTCGACACCGCCCGCCGGGTCGAGTACGGGCGCGACAACCTTAAACAGCAGATGAAGTCCGCCGTACGGCTTCTGGCCGAGCAATACCGTTTCGGCTCGATTTCCGAGTTCCGAACGCTGCTGAACCTCTATAATGTCGATTTGGAAGAACGCAGGGGCGAAGCCGACGGCAAGCGGTGGAACGGCATCGTCTACACCGCGACCGACGAACGGGGCGCGTGGGTCGGCACACCGATCAAATCCTCGGCCCTGACCCTGAAAGGAGGCTATAAGTTCTTGCAAAAGCAGATCGCCAGAAACGATGCCGACATCAAATCCGAGCAAATAAAAGGCCCTATCCGCGCGGCCGTGGCCCGCGCCATGCACCGCGCCCGGACACAGGACGAGTTCGTGCGCCTGCTCAAAGCCGACGGTATAGACGCCGTTTTTCGGCAGAACGCCACAGGCCGCATTACGGGAGCGACGTTCATAGACCACCGGACGAAAACCGTGCTGAACGGCTCCCGGCTCGGTAAGAGTTATTCGGCCAATGTCTTTCAGGAGTTGTTCAACAATCCCCATGCGGATCGGGCATCGCTGTTGCCGAAGCTCACGGCCCCGGCTCCGGCAGCACCCCGGCAGCAGGCGGACGAACAAGCCAAACCGCAGCGTTCCGAAACAGCCGCACCGCCGCGCGTCGTGCCGCCCGTAGGTCAGACGGCAGAACAGCCGCCCAAGCCCGCCCCGACATCTCCGCGGCAGACGGAGAAGATCCGCACGTCCCCGCGCGGATTATCTCCGCGCCCGGCGCAGCCCGCACCCCGCAGCATGGGCGAAAGCCTGTTCCATGCAGCGGGCGACCTGCTGGAACAGCTCACCGAAGACGGCCCCATGTCGCAGGAGGAGTTCGAAGCCATGCGCCGAAACCTTTCACGCAAACACAAACGCCGCAAGAAGCAGGGTATTTCACGCTAA
- a CDS encoding DUF4099 domain-containing protein, whose protein sequence is MERFDESAIDWVAAAKRGISRRMLKEYGFLELLLEGGTTPVIPLTLTLADVTIKLDGTLRLTEDCDKNVRFEVLGYGWEE, encoded by the coding sequence ATGGAAAGATTCGATGAATCGGCTATCGACTGGGTAGCCGCCGCCAAGCGCGGCATAAGTCGCCGGATGCTCAAAGAATACGGTTTTCTGGAATTGCTGCTGGAGGGCGGCACGACACCCGTAATTCCCCTGACGCTAACCCTCGCGGACGTGACTATAAAACTGGACGGCACGCTTCGACTGACCGAGGACTGCGACAAAAACGTGCGTTTCGAAGTCCTCGGTTACGGCTGGGAAGAATAA
- a CDS encoding fimbrial protein codes for MKKILFAAFAALSMIACNKDDATTIIPDIDHTPDGAIVAMRFTDETPTRAFFAEAAAAEAWEKSLSSLSVYVFNAKGDLITLRDFTASELTARTATFALPHATAGTTCDFYAVANMSLSGVTTKSALLAKLETSAADYNGTFAEVSTQAKRSGGFVMTAGVSKAIAEGGTTSIALTLKRTVAKIAVQTSVDASFNSKYSGTLTVTGTKLLRAASHTPIIAPATPTPGAMTYTHTQAPATASGKNNNLFYIFENGALAEASRVALEITATYDADGNASTTADRMEVIYTVPLTGKAGGEIARNGYYRVAANITGLVGQDCQVSVSVAEWETPVTQSVDLGA; via the coding sequence ATGAAAAAGATTCTTTTCGCGGCCTTTGCCGCACTTTCGATGATCGCCTGCAACAAAGACGACGCAACGACTATCATTCCCGACATCGACCACACCCCCGACGGCGCAATCGTCGCCATGAGGTTCACCGACGAAACCCCGACCCGTGCGTTCTTTGCCGAAGCCGCGGCCGCCGAAGCGTGGGAGAAATCCCTTTCCTCGCTCTCCGTGTACGTGTTCAACGCCAAAGGCGACCTTATCACCCTGCGCGACTTCACCGCTTCGGAACTCACGGCCCGCACCGCGACGTTCGCCCTGCCGCACGCCACAGCCGGAACGACCTGCGACTTCTACGCCGTAGCCAACATGTCCCTGTCGGGCGTCACCACGAAATCCGCGCTGCTGGCAAAGCTGGAAACATCCGCCGCAGACTATAACGGCACATTCGCAGAGGTGAGCACCCAAGCCAAGCGCAGCGGCGGCTTCGTAATGACGGCCGGAGTGAGCAAGGCCATCGCCGAGGGCGGCACGACATCCATAGCCCTGACACTCAAACGCACCGTCGCCAAAATCGCCGTGCAGACCTCCGTCGATGCGTCGTTCAATAGCAAGTATTCCGGAACGCTGACCGTAACGGGAACGAAGCTGCTGCGCGCCGCCAGCCACACGCCGATCATCGCTCCGGCCACACCGACGCCCGGAGCCATGACCTACACCCATACGCAGGCCCCGGCAACGGCATCCGGCAAGAATAACAATCTTTTTTACATCTTCGAAAACGGAGCTTTGGCCGAAGCGAGCCGCGTAGCGTTGGAGATCACCGCGACCTATGACGCCGACGGGAACGCTTCGACAACGGCCGACCGCATGGAAGTCATCTACACCGTTCCCCTCACGGGCAAGGCCGGGGGTGAAATCGCCCGCAACGGCTACTACCGTGTGGCCGCCAACATTACGGGTCTCGTGGGACAGGATTGCCAAGTCAGCGTGTCGGTCGCCGAGTGGGAAACACCCGTAACGCAGTCCGTCGATCTGGGCGCATAA
- a CDS encoding ORF6N domain-containing protein produces MNDITVIQNKIYEIRGLRVMLDFDLAPLYQVQTKVLKQAVRRNIERFPADFMFEITIDEYNSLKDSLRSQIVTSNKGGTRYMPFAFTQEGVASLSGVLRSPVAVNVYIEIMRAFVAMRNYLTNQHVISVELSEIRSKLSLLERADEDNAKVINDLSEDMRKELDNIYEAIAALPVKVPQARKLPRPIGYKISESKK; encoded by the coding sequence ATGAATGATATAACCGTTATCCAAAATAAAATCTACGAAATCCGCGGCCTGCGCGTGATGCTCGACTTCGACCTGGCACCACTGTACCAAGTTCAAACAAAAGTTTTGAAACAGGCGGTACGCCGTAATATCGAACGATTCCCCGCGGATTTCATGTTTGAAATAACCATAGATGAGTATAACTCATTGAAAGACAGTTTGAGGTCACAAATTGTGACCTCAAACAAAGGAGGCACGAGATATATGCCTTTTGCTTTTACTCAAGAAGGCGTCGCTTCGTTATCCGGGGTATTACGCAGTCCTGTCGCAGTCAATGTGTACATAGAGATTATGAGGGCATTTGTTGCCATGCGAAATTATCTGACCAATCAACATGTAATTTCCGTAGAACTTTCTGAAATCCGTTCGAAGCTCTCCCTGCTGGAGCGGGCCGACGAGGATAATGCCAAGGTGATCAACGATCTTTCCGAAGATATGCGCAAAGAATTGGACAATATTTATGAGGCTATTGCCGCCCTCCCGGTCAAGGTTCCGCAGGCCCGCAAACTGCCCCGGCCCATCGGGTACAAAATATCAGAGAGTAAGAAATAA
- a CDS encoding DUF4134 domain-containing protein, which produces MAATAQTGDGSAGIRQAAQMVNGYFEPAVKLIYAIGAVVGLIGAVKVYGKFSSGDPDTAKTCASWMGACVFLIVCATVLKSFFGTTY; this is translated from the coding sequence TTGGCAGCTACGGCGCAGACGGGCGACGGCTCGGCGGGCATCCGTCAGGCTGCGCAAATGGTAAACGGCTATTTCGAACCTGCCGTGAAGCTGATTTACGCAATTGGGGCCGTCGTGGGGTTGATCGGAGCCGTAAAAGTCTACGGCAAATTCAGTTCCGGCGACCCGGACACGGCAAAGACCTGCGCCAGTTGGATGGGGGCGTGCGTCTTTCTGATCGTCTGCGCCACGGTCTTAAAATCATTTTTCGGCACAACGTATTAG
- a CDS encoding PDDEXK nuclease domain-containing protein: MDVPVLERTFIDDIKRLIEDARLNTYAAINAVMLETYWNIGKRIVKQEQQGKSRAEYGTQLLKVLSGELSAAFGKGFSARNLRNYRQFYLSFPHVEIWHTRVPNLTWSHIRTLLRVTDDAARIWYLNEAAQEMWSVRTLDRNISSQYYHRLLQSPAKEKVVSEMKSLTAAYERDKLEFIKNPMVAEFLGLASNMDFTESKLESAILTHLQKFIMEMGKGYAFVARQQHISTDAGDYYIDLVFYNFILKCFLLIDLKTTQISHQDVGQMDMYVRMYDEMKRTDGDNPTIGLILCSETSRDIARYSVLHENPQLFTAKYLTYLPSEEELRKEIERQKEVFSLQQNITPLE, from the coding sequence ATGGACGTACCCGTTTTAGAACGCACTTTTATCGACGACATCAAACGTCTGATAGAGGATGCCCGTCTGAATACCTATGCCGCCATCAACGCCGTGATGCTGGAAACTTATTGGAATATCGGCAAGCGGATCGTCAAGCAGGAGCAGCAGGGCAAAAGCCGTGCAGAATACGGGACGCAGTTGCTGAAAGTACTCTCCGGCGAATTGTCCGCGGCATTCGGTAAAGGCTTCTCGGCTCGCAATTTGCGAAATTACAGGCAATTCTATCTATCCTTTCCGCATGTTGAGATTTGGCACACGCGTGTACCAAATCTTACATGGTCGCATATTCGAACCTTATTGCGGGTTACGGACGATGCGGCCCGCATCTGGTATTTGAATGAAGCTGCACAGGAAATGTGGAGCGTTCGCACACTTGACCGGAATATATCGTCGCAGTACTATCATCGGCTGTTGCAATCTCCGGCGAAGGAAAAGGTCGTATCGGAAATGAAATCCCTGACAGCGGCATATGAGCGGGATAAGTTGGAGTTTATCAAGAATCCAATGGTGGCGGAATTTCTGGGCCTGGCATCCAATATGGACTTCACCGAATCCAAACTTGAAAGTGCCATCCTCACGCATTTGCAGAAATTCATCATGGAAATGGGTAAAGGTTACGCTTTCGTTGCCCGGCAACAGCATATCTCAACCGATGCGGGTGATTATTACATCGACCTTGTATTCTACAATTTCATTCTCAAATGCTTCCTGCTCATCGACCTGAAAACTACCCAGATTTCGCATCAGGATGTCGGCCAAATGGATATGTACGTCCGCATGTACGATGAAATGAAACGCACGGACGGAGATAATCCGACTATCGGGCTGATTCTTTGTTCGGAAACAAGCCGCGATATTGCCCGGTACTCGGTCTTGCATGAGAATCCGCAGTTGTTCACGGCGAAATATCTTACCTATCTGCCGAGTGAGGAGGAACTGCGCAAAGAGATCGAACGCCAGAAAGAGGTTTTCAGTTTACAGCAGAACATTACGCCGCTTGAATGA
- a CDS encoding DUF3408 domain-containing protein — protein MTKKHMNKRMRRGLLRIAFFTGRKEKRLPDARDEGCTCIDMQVVHNVPEYAAKFLRPHNLKNRVSVYMEREVRDALQVIVKRIGGRELTTAGYIDNILREHLEAHKDRINEISRSHADIL, from the coding sequence ATGACAAAAAAACACATGAACAAACGAATGCGGCGGGGACTGCTGCGAATCGCCTTTTTCACGGGACGCAAAGAGAAAAGGCTGCCCGATGCGCGGGACGAGGGATGTACCTGTATCGACATGCAGGTAGTGCATAATGTTCCGGAATACGCTGCGAAGTTCCTGCGGCCGCACAACCTGAAAAACCGGGTTTCGGTCTACATGGAGCGCGAAGTGCGGGATGCCTTGCAGGTTATCGTGAAGCGTATCGGCGGCAGGGAACTTACCACTGCCGGATATATCGACAATATCCTGCGTGAACATCTGGAAGCACACAAGGACCGGATTAACGAAATAAGCCGCAGCCATGCCGATATTCTGTAA